In Arcobacter sp. F2176, the following are encoded in one genomic region:
- a CDS encoding A24 family peptidase produces the protein MIIQIEREDLDLFNIFVFIFGAIIGSFLNVVIYRVPRGESIVTPRSHCTKCGKTISWYHNIPIISYIILGGKCKYCDEKYSINYFFVEMLSALIALSLFVKIGFSLEYFLILALFYTLLVLSFIDLEYKAVPDWILLLVVILGFSCVYNNFLDSIKDGFIFVGAFVMLDFFVTFYIQNIKSKILKDETLKTQRALGEGDLPIIAVIGALLGLASGMIAIFLAALFAIIPSIYNNIKNSEKQTAFIPYLSLGFFVEYIFQISKVIL, from the coding sequence GTGATTATACAAATAGAGAGAGAAGATTTGGATCTGTTTAATATTTTTGTATTTATTTTTGGTGCAATAATAGGTTCATTTTTAAATGTAGTGATTTATAGAGTTCCTAGGGGTGAGTCTATTGTTACTCCAAGAAGTCATTGTACAAAATGTGGAAAAACAATATCTTGGTATCATAATATTCCTATTATTTCATATATTATTCTTGGTGGAAAATGTAAATATTGTGATGAGAAATATTCTATAAACTATTTTTTTGTGGAGATGTTATCTGCTCTTATTGCTTTGAGTCTTTTTGTAAAAATTGGTTTTTCATTGGAATATTTTTTAATATTAGCACTATTTTATACTTTACTTGTATTATCATTTATTGATTTAGAGTATAAAGCTGTTCCCGATTGGATTTTGTTACTTGTGGTTATTTTAGGTTTTTCTTGTGTTTATAATAATTTTTTAGACTCTATTAAAGATGGATTTATTTTTGTTGGAGCTTTTGTTATGCTAGATTTTTTTGTAACTTTTTATATTCAAAATATAAAATCAAAGATATTAAAAGATGAAACTTTAAAAACACAAAGAGCTTTGGGAGAGGGTGATTTACCAATTATTGCTGTTATTGGGGCACTTTTAGGTTTGGCTTCAGGAATGATAGCTATATTTTTAGCAGCACTTTTTGCTATAATTCCATCAATTTATAATAATATCAAAAACAGTGAAAAACAAACAGCCTTTATTCCTTATTTGTCTTTAGGTTTTTTTGTTGAGTATATATTTCAAATTTCAAAGGTTATTTTGTGA
- the coaBC gene encoding bifunctional phosphopantothenoylcysteine decarboxylase/phosphopantothenate--cysteine ligase CoaBC, translating into MLKNKNILVGVTGSIAIYKTLELIRLYIKAEANVKVIMTASAKKFITPLTFETISQSQILDDTNESWDKDSHYNHIAIGKWADIFVIAPASANTINKLSHGIADNILTQTALAYPRVKLLCPAANTNMIQNPMTNASMKMLKLCNYKILEPVSKELACRDIGNGALSEVDDIYYATLKELLKDEYWENRKVILSGGGTVEKIDDVRYISNFSSGKMASSLALALYLKGADVCLISSRGHEDLPKGIHIINAQSSQEMFEYLQESIDVAKKGIISSTTLMDNSNPSLIQKKPYLFMVAAVSDYLPSFAQKGKLKKSILGEKWNLELKQNIDILSSLNRSDIYTIGFKAELDKKVAFENAKNMAIEKNVDAVCLNIIDEKNSFGSSSNNIDLIIKDKTINLTGDKFDISFNILDMLSSEFYE; encoded by the coding sequence ATGCTTAAAAATAAAAATATATTAGTGGGAGTTACTGGCTCAATTGCTATTTATAAAACTTTAGAACTCATCAGATTGTATATAAAAGCAGAAGCAAATGTAAAAGTTATAATGACTGCTTCTGCTAAAAAATTTATAACACCTTTGACTTTTGAAACTATCTCTCAATCTCAAATTTTAGATGATACTAATGAGTCTTGGGACAAAGATTCTCACTATAATCATATAGCAATAGGTAAGTGGGCTGACATTTTTGTAATAGCCCCTGCTAGTGCTAATACTATAAATAAATTAAGCCATGGAATAGCTGATAATATCTTAACTCAAACAGCGTTAGCTTATCCTAGAGTAAAACTTCTGTGTCCAGCAGCAAATACAAATATGATACAAAATCCAATGACAAATGCAAGTATGAAGATGCTAAAACTTTGTAATTACAAAATCTTAGAACCTGTATCAAAAGAACTAGCTTGTAGAGATATTGGTAATGGAGCTTTAAGTGAAGTAGATGATATTTATTATGCTACATTAAAAGAGCTTTTAAAAGATGAGTATTGGGAAAATAGAAAAGTTATATTAAGTGGTGGTGGAACAGTTGAAAAAATAGATGATGTTAGATATATCTCAAACTTTTCTTCAGGTAAGATGGCCTCTTCTTTAGCTTTAGCACTTTATTTAAAAGGTGCAGATGTATGTTTGATAAGTTCAAGAGGACATGAAGATTTACCAAAAGGCATACATATAATAAATGCTCAAAGTTCTCAAGAGATGTTTGAATATCTGCAAGAATCAATTGATGTTGCAAAAAAAGGAATAATTAGTTCTACTACTTTAATGGATAACTCAAATCCAAGTTTGATACAAAAAAAGCCATACCTTTTTATGGTAGCAGCTGTGAGTGACTATCTTCCTTCTTTTGCTCAAAAAGGAAAACTAAAAAAATCTATACTTGGTGAAAAGTGGAACTTAGAGTTAAAACAAAATATAGATATTTTATCAAGTTTAAATAGAAGTGATATTTATACAATAGGCTTCAAAGCTGAGCTGGATAAAAAAGTTGCTTTTGAAAATGCAAAAAATATGGCAATTGAAAAAAATGTTGATGCTGTTTGTCTAAATATAATTGATGAAAAGAATTCATTTGGGTCTAGTTCAAATAATATTGACTTGATTATAAAAGATAAGACAATAAATCTTACTGGAGATAAGTTTGATATTTCATTTAATATTTTAGATATGCTTTCTTCGGAGTTTTATGAATAA
- a CDS encoding ankyrin repeat domain-containing protein, translated as MLNLFRSDDSTTLQKELMKDYVNEEKIQKLIDSGLNINVSDEKGRTLLFELVQKRRIEGMKILIENGANIDHEDKLGKTILSIAASNADGMMIRFLLDKKASLNYVNSSGRILIQDIALEGNLKVFQLLLAHGADLTFKDSYGRTVLFDAIEGGNIRIVREILNNIDDINVSDNEGESALFLASLKDDQTIMKYLIEFGLDINHLNKNKRNVLFKIVLKGAKHLDTIDALLQRDININQRDIEGKTVLDEILKIFNIVRENNLDKYRQTDYKYVKKENDYQKLLTVLIENGLDIDKKDEEGKSALFYAIDNKDFELIEFFLNAGADISTQDRDGKTVLFQECLKGYSNYEMIDYLFDKGIDVDHQDFDERTIVDDLAEMILIQENGKRAHSRRFLDIAENGDYFKLLKRIIIKRPKLNQARSDGKTILFDVINYNNIELIKALLNNGADINKVDNEGNTAFSCMIDFGLKAKTKNERKQFLERIVFMLKFRVDVNSVDKDGRTIFHKAVIADDYELVEKLLSKKTDLNIKDKQGRTVLHHTQWKGNYKIARLLIAAGADMNEPDFAGFTILNYAAILGHAKLVMVLIASGVLMYNRAKKSKAVATFFKEKEANLTKLVESNITDEKMRSSLQQVADNLRKEISEALR; from the coding sequence ATGCTTAATCTATTTCGTTCAGATGATAGTACAACTTTACAAAAAGAGTTGATGAAAGACTATGTAAATGAAGAAAAAATACAAAAACTTATTGATAGTGGATTAAATATTAATGTAAGTGATGAAAAAGGTAGAACTCTTCTTTTTGAACTTGTACAAAAACGAAGAATAGAGGGAATGAAAATCCTAATTGAAAATGGTGCAAATATTGACCATGAAGATAAATTAGGAAAAACAATATTATCAATTGCAGCTTCAAATGCTGATGGTATGATGATAAGATTTTTACTCGATAAAAAAGCCTCTCTAAACTATGTAAACTCTTCTGGTAGGATTCTTATTCAAGATATAGCCTTAGAAGGAAACTTAAAAGTATTTCAACTTTTACTTGCACATGGAGCAGATTTAACTTTCAAAGATAGTTATGGAAGAACCGTACTTTTTGATGCAATTGAAGGTGGAAATATAAGGATTGTAAGAGAGATTTTAAATAATATTGACGATATAAATGTATCTGACAATGAAGGTGAAAGCGCTTTATTTTTGGCTAGCTTAAAAGATGATCAGACAATTATGAAATATTTAATAGAATTTGGATTAGATATAAATCATTTGAACAAAAATAAAAGAAATGTACTTTTTAAAATAGTTTTAAAAGGTGCTAAACACCTTGATACTATTGATGCTTTATTACAAAGAGATATAAATATAAATCAAAGAGATATTGAAGGTAAAACTGTTTTAGATGAGATATTAAAAATATTTAATATTGTAAGAGAAAATAATTTAGATAAGTACAGACAAACAGATTATAAATATGTAAAAAAAGAGAATGATTATCAAAAGCTTTTGACAGTATTAATTGAAAATGGTTTAGATATTGATAAAAAAGATGAAGAAGGTAAAAGTGCACTTTTTTATGCTATAGACAATAAAGATTTTGAGTTAATTGAGTTCTTTTTAAATGCAGGTGCAGATATCAGTACACAAGATAGAGATGGGAAAACAGTACTTTTTCAAGAGTGTTTAAAAGGCTATTCAAATTATGAAATGATTGATTACCTATTTGATAAAGGTATAGATGTAGACCATCAAGATTTTGATGAAAGAACTATTGTTGATGATTTAGCAGAGATGATTCTAATCCAAGAAAATGGCAAAAGAGCTCATTCAAGAAGATTTTTAGATATTGCTGAAAACGGAGATTATTTTAAACTTTTAAAAAGAATAATTATAAAAAGACCAAAATTAAATCAAGCCAGAAGCGATGGGAAAACTATTCTTTTTGATGTAATAAATTATAATAATATTGAGCTAATAAAAGCTCTTTTAAATAATGGTGCAGATATTAATAAAGTTGATAATGAAGGAAACACAGCATTTTCTTGTATGATAGATTTTGGGTTAAAAGCAAAAACAAAAAATGAAAGAAAGCAATTTTTAGAGAGAATTGTTTTTATGCTTAAATTTAGAGTTGATGTAAATAGTGTAGATAAAGATGGAAGAACTATTTTTCATAAAGCAGTTATTGCAGATGATTATGAACTTGTAGAGAAACTTTTATCTAAGAAAACAGATTTAAATATCAAAGACAAACAAGGTAGAACTGTCTTACATCATACACAATGGAAAGGTAATTATAAAATTGCAAGACTTTTAATAGCAGCAGGTGCAGATATGAATGAACCTGATTTTGCAGGGTTTACAATTTTGAATTATGCGGCAATATTAGGACATGCAAAACTTGTGATGGTACTTATTGCTTCTGGAGTTTTGATGTACAATAGAGCTAAAAAGAGTAAAGCAGTAGCTACTTTTTTTAAAGAAAAAGAAGCTAATCTAACAAAATTAGTTGAGAGCAATATCACTGATGAGAAGATGAGAAGTTCACTTCAACAAGTTGCAGATAATTTAAGAAAAGAAATATCAGAAGCGTTAAGGTAA
- a CDS encoding LptF/LptG family permease, whose amino-acid sequence MKLKQYLLSQFSNTFFPIFLVLFFITSIIFLVRIASITSVITLNILELGTLYAYNLPNIVFYTMPISFFVAMVITLSKLSSEYELIVITSFGLNPSNILKVFLPITFFISLSLLIISIGLIPKTKYLSHELINQKTKEANFNIKASEFGQKFGDWLIYISKKDDKLYEEVKLFKTQDNGTDQFIIAKNAKLNNDLGNLSFVLKDGKAFYFEKNKINQIDYNVMHINDTLSESKSTSFTNAYAYWKEKIGSDGDVAKFSFYVLTSIFPFISIYLVVAFGYFNPRYEKNRSVAYAIISVVGYYLISDPLTKTIGLFSIPLIIVFWTILSYFVYKLNVKKVY is encoded by the coding sequence GTGAAGCTAAAACAATATTTATTATCACAATTTTCAAATACATTTTTTCCCATATTTTTAGTACTTTTTTTTATTACTTCAATTATATTTTTAGTAAGAATAGCCTCAATTACTTCGGTTATTACCCTAAATATCTTAGAACTTGGTACTTTATATGCATATAATTTACCTAATATTGTTTTTTATACTATGCCCATATCTTTTTTTGTAGCTATGGTAATTACTTTGTCTAAATTATCAAGTGAATATGAGCTTATTGTTATAACTTCTTTTGGTTTAAATCCCTCAAATATTTTAAAAGTATTTTTACCTATTACTTTTTTTATATCTTTGTCTTTATTGATTATTTCAATAGGATTAATTCCCAAAACAAAATATCTATCTCATGAATTGATTAATCAAAAAACAAAAGAAGCAAACTTTAATATAAAAGCATCAGAATTTGGGCAAAAGTTTGGTGATTGGCTTATATACATAAGTAAAAAAGATGATAAACTTTATGAAGAAGTTAAACTTTTCAAAACACAAGATAATGGTACCGATCAATTTATTATAGCTAAAAATGCAAAGCTAAATAATGACTTAGGAAATTTGAGTTTTGTTTTAAAAGATGGAAAAGCTTTTTATTTTGAAAAAAATAAGATTAATCAAATAGATTACAATGTTATGCATATAAATGACACTTTAAGCGAATCAAAATCAACTTCTTTTACAAATGCTTATGCCTATTGGAAAGAAAAAATTGGAAGTGATGGGGATGTAGCAAAGTTCTCTTTTTATGTATTAACTTCAATTTTTCCGTTTATCTCTATTTATTTGGTAGTTGCTTTTGGTTATTTCAATCCAAGATATGAAAAAAATAGATCGGTTGCTTATGCAATTATTAGTGTTGTTGGGTATTATTTGATTTCTGATCCTTTAACTAAGACAATAGGTCTTTTTTCTATCCCATTAATAATTGTTTTTTGGACGATATTATCATACTTTGTTTATAAGTTAAATGTAAAAAAAGTATATTAA
- the glmU gene encoding bifunctional UDP-N-acetylglucosamine diphosphorylase/glucosamine-1-phosphate N-acetyltransferase GlmU, translating to MFNKSIIILAAGAGTRMKSETPKVLHKISGKPMLYYSIKEALEISDDITVVLYHQADLVKQTMQEYFSDKVNFVIQDHINFPGTGGAVMGIKPKYEKTLVLNGDMPLIQASELERFDIDATIVMSVLELKSADGYGRVVIQNGEVKKIVEQKDASAEELKITSANAGIYQFCTEFLLNSLPLLSNDNAQEEYYITDLVEIAINSQKTLKPLVVNEENFKGVNSKYELACAEVIHQNRIKESFMKAGVIMRLPDTIYIESDVEIIGESIIENGVTILGNSKIENSHIKTNTVIEDATLINSDAGPMARIRPGSIIKDTHIGNFVETKKAILTGVKAGHLSYLGDCEIDVGTNIGCGTITCNYDGVKKYQTKIGKNVFVGSDTQLVAPVTIEDDVLIAAGTTVTKNVKKGDLVLTRAATKVVKGYFYKFFGRKNA from the coding sequence ATGTTTAATAAATCAATTATTATTCTAGCAGCTGGTGCTGGGACTAGAATGAAATCAGAGACTCCAAAGGTATTACATAAAATTTCTGGTAAACCTATGTTGTACTATAGTATTAAAGAAGCTTTAGAAATAAGTGATGATATTACAGTTGTATTATATCATCAAGCTGATTTAGTAAAACAAACAATGCAAGAGTATTTTTCTGACAAAGTTAATTTTGTAATACAAGACCATATAAATTTCCCAGGAACTGGTGGGGCTGTTATGGGAATAAAACCAAAGTATGAAAAAACTTTGGTTTTAAACGGTGATATGCCACTAATCCAAGCAAGTGAACTTGAAAGATTTGATATAGATGCAACTATTGTAATGTCAGTTTTAGAGTTGAAAAGTGCTGATGGATATGGAAGAGTAGTTATCCAAAACGGTGAAGTAAAGAAAATTGTTGAACAAAAAGATGCAAGTGCTGAAGAGCTAAAAATCACAAGTGCAAATGCTGGTATTTATCAATTTTGTACAGAATTTTTATTAAATTCTTTACCTCTTTTATCAAATGATAATGCTCAAGAAGAGTATTACATCACTGATTTGGTAGAAATAGCAATTAATAGTCAAAAAACATTAAAACCTTTAGTTGTAAATGAAGAAAACTTTAAAGGCGTTAATTCAAAATATGAACTTGCTTGTGCTGAGGTTATTCATCAAAATAGAATAAAAGAATCTTTTATGAAAGCTGGAGTTATCATGAGATTGCCTGATACTATTTATATAGAGTCTGATGTTGAAATTATTGGCGAAAGCATTATTGAAAATGGAGTTACTATTTTAGGAAATAGTAAAATAGAAAATTCTCATATAAAAACAAATACAGTAATTGAAGATGCAACTCTTATAAATAGTGATGCTGGTCCAATGGCAAGAATAAGACCAGGTTCAATTATAAAAGATACTCACATAGGAAACTTTGTAGAGACTAAGAAAGCAATATTAACAGGTGTAAAAGCTGGACATCTTTCTTATCTAGGAGATTGTGAAATAGATGTTGGCACAAATATAGGCTGTGGAACAATTACTTGTAATTATGATGGGGTTAAAAAATATCAAACTAAAATAGGCAAAAATGTTTTTGTGGGAAGTGATACTCAGCTTGTAGCTCCTGTTACAATAGAAGATGATGTATTAATTGCAGCTGGAACTACTGTTACAAAAAATGTAAAAAAAGGTGATTTAGTTTTAACAAGGGCAGCTACAAAAGTAGTAAAAGGGTATTTTTATAAATTCTTTGGAAGAAAAAATGCTTAA
- a CDS encoding response regulator transcription factor, which yields MSIYTTRVLLVEDEEVARKTLSFYLNTIFDEVVVASDGQEGINFYKESFNNDKCFDLVLTDIKMPNKDGIEMIDEILEIVPDQKFIIVSAHKNEEDLLKLINLKVLGYFVKPLNVDDMMDMLQKANDELISAKKDSKEDDSPLVLNNTYTYNRSRSLLYKDGLSVKLSKKESQILEVLIKNLGEVVSVEKFKEDVWGDLTTNDSAFRTVMKRLKDKVIDDDFIISQKGYGYIIELPYM from the coding sequence ATGAGTATATATACAACTAGAGTTTTGCTAGTAGAAGATGAAGAAGTTGCTAGGAAAACATTATCTTTTTATTTAAACACAATCTTCGATGAAGTAGTCGTAGCAAGTGATGGTCAAGAAGGAATTAATTTTTATAAAGAAAGCTTTAATAATGATAAGTGTTTTGATTTAGTTTTAACTGATATTAAAATGCCAAATAAAGATGGTATTGAAATGATTGATGAAATTTTGGAAATTGTTCCAGATCAAAAGTTTATAATAGTTTCTGCACATAAAAATGAAGAAGATTTATTAAAACTTATCAATTTAAAAGTTTTAGGGTATTTTGTTAAACCATTAAATGTAGATGATATGATGGATATGTTACAAAAAGCAAATGATGAATTAATTAGTGCTAAAAAAGACAGCAAAGAAGATGATTCTCCATTAGTTTTAAATAATACATATACCTATAATAGAAGTAGAAGTTTATTATACAAAGATGGGTTGAGTGTAAAACTATCTAAAAAAGAGTCTCAAATTTTAGAAGTTTTAATTAAGAACTTAGGTGAAGTTGTTTCTGTAGAAAAATTCAAAGAAGATGTTTGGGGTGATTTGACTACAAATGATTCTGCATTTAGAACAGTAATGAAAAGATTAAAAGATAAAGTTATTGATGATGATTTTATTATTTCACAAAAAGGTTATGGTTATATTATAGAATTACCATATATGTAA
- the truA gene encoding tRNA pseudouridine(38-40) synthase TruA, which yields MNVKMTISYDGFSYQGSQRQSNKKSVEDKLIEVFKLLNIEPKITLSGRTDKQVHATGQVFNILIPAYWSNFSKLKQVMNYKLPSSIRVRNIQKVSDEFHARFHAKKRVYRYVISTKEVTPFLANYVTFVKQINEEKIKEAIKLFIGVHDFEYFHKSGSEKENKVREIFDAKFYKYKDFYIFRFEANSYLRSQIRIMVGFLLKISEGKFSKNDLKSQLSREKYIYKTPAIPNGLYLSQVKY from the coding sequence ATGAATGTAAAAATGACAATCTCTTATGATGGTTTTTCTTATCAAGGTTCACAAAGACAAAGTAATAAAAAAAGTGTGGAAGATAAACTTATAGAAGTATTTAAATTGTTAAATATTGAACCTAAAATAACATTAAGTGGAAGAACTGATAAACAAGTACATGCTACCGGACAAGTTTTTAATATACTTATTCCTGCTTACTGGTCAAACTTCTCAAAGCTAAAGCAAGTTATGAATTATAAGCTACCAAGTTCTATAAGAGTTAGAAATATTCAAAAAGTAAGTGATGAATTTCATGCAAGATTTCATGCTAAAAAAAGAGTATATAGATATGTTATTTCTACAAAAGAAGTAACACCTTTTTTGGCAAATTATGTTACTTTTGTAAAACAAATAAATGAAGAGAAAATAAAAGAGGCAATAAAACTTTTTATTGGAGTGCATGATTTCGAATATTTTCACAAAAGTGGTAGTGAAAAAGAGAATAAAGTAAGAGAAATTTTTGATGCAAAATTTTACAAATATAAAGATTTTTATATCTTTAGATTTGAAGCAAATTCATATTTGAGATCTCAGATTAGAATTATGGTTGGTTTTTTATTAAAAATTTCAGAAGGAAAATTTTCAAAAAATGATTTAAAATCTCAACTTTCCAGAGAAAAATATATCTATAAAACCCCCGCTATTCCTAATGGTTTGTACTTATCACAAGTTAAGTACTAA
- a CDS encoding helicase-related protein, translating into MKTNWQEQLKELLNCDIKSLYPLARTIKRELHFFVGPTNSGKTYKAMTELKKADCGLYLAPLRLLALEGYEDLTKEGIPASLITGEEQNLNEDAAHVCSTIEMIDFNMDVDVAIIDEVQMLDDDDRGWAWVNAIIGCPAKKIIMTGSVNALDAVKKIAAYLDEDLIIEKFKRKNELQLLDKHTALGNLESGTALIAFSRSDVLKLKQKLQKKHKISIIYGNLSPEVRRDEARRFRNKETDILIATDAIAMGLNLPIKTILFTTHMKFDGISRRGISVNEIVQIAGRAGRYGHHEKGFIGATTKDSLKYIKEEYSQPIKTIKPPFKVKINNEQLTSLAMHLKTTSLTKVLKFFSTNMVFEGPFIAANIGSMISASTIVDQKFNLKLEDKYMLAQAPISVKSKIILQAYDIYISAVLKNRVIRYKPSITLPKVARTQKDLLLVEDEIKKISLYLWLSYKLPEQFPDGIKATIARTSFNQFMENSLKKDIKLSADEHKRVFPPREKKEFRARRRF; encoded by the coding sequence ATGAAAACAAATTGGCAAGAACAATTAAAAGAACTTTTAAATTGTGATATAAAATCACTTTATCCCTTAGCAAGAACAATAAAAAGAGAACTGCACTTTTTTGTGGGACCAACAAACTCTGGTAAAACATATAAAGCAATGACGGAGCTTAAAAAAGCAGATTGTGGACTTTACTTAGCACCTTTGCGACTTTTAGCTTTAGAAGGGTATGAAGATTTGACTAAAGAGGGAATTCCAGCTTCTCTAATCACAGGTGAAGAGCAAAACTTAAACGAAGATGCAGCACATGTTTGCTCAACTATAGAGATGATTGATTTTAATATGGATGTTGATGTTGCAATTATTGATGAAGTTCAAATGCTCGATGATGATGACAGAGGTTGGGCTTGGGTAAATGCAATTATTGGCTGTCCTGCCAAAAAGATAATTATGACAGGAAGTGTAAATGCTCTTGATGCTGTTAAAAAAATAGCTGCATATTTAGATGAAGATTTGATAATTGAAAAGTTTAAAAGAAAAAATGAATTACAACTTTTAGATAAACATACAGCTTTAGGAAACTTAGAAAGTGGAACAGCTTTGATTGCATTTTCAAGAAGTGATGTTTTAAAATTAAAACAAAAACTTCAAAAAAAACATAAAATCTCAATCATCTATGGAAACTTATCTCCTGAAGTAAGACGGGATGAAGCAAGAAGGTTTAGAAATAAAGAGACAGATATCCTAATAGCAACAGACGCTATTGCAATGGGACTGAATCTTCCTATTAAAACAATACTTTTTACAACTCATATGAAATTTGATGGTATCTCAAGAAGAGGAATAAGCGTAAATGAAATAGTTCAAATAGCAGGAAGAGCAGGGCGATATGGACACCATGAAAAAGGTTTTATTGGAGCTACAACAAAAGATAGTTTAAAATATATAAAAGAAGAGTATTCTCAACCAATCAAAACTATTAAACCTCCATTTAAAGTGAAAATAAACAATGAGCAACTAACAAGTTTAGCAATGCATCTAAAAACAACCTCTTTGACAAAGGTATTGAAGTTCTTTTCTACAAATATGGTATTTGAGGGACCTTTTATTGCTGCAAATATTGGCTCAATGATTAGTGCGTCAACTATTGTTGACCAAAAGTTTAATTTAAAACTTGAAGATAAATATATGCTTGCTCAAGCACCTATTTCTGTAAAATCAAAGATTATTTTACAGGCATATGATATATATATTTCTGCAGTTTTAAAAAACAGAGTAATACGATACAAACCTTCAATAACTTTACCTAAAGTTGCACGAACACAGAAGGATTTATTGTTAGTTGAAGATGAGATTAAAAAAATATCCCTTTATTTATGGCTATCTTATAAATTACCAGAACAGTTCCCAGATGGTATAAAAGCTACGATAGCTAGAACTTCTTTTAATCAATTTATGGAAAACTCATTGAAAAAAGATATCAAATTATCAGCTGATGAACACAAAAGAGTTTTTCCACCAAGAGAAAAAAAAGAGTTTAGAGCAAGGAGAAGATTTTAA
- a CDS encoding di-trans,poly-cis-decaprenylcistransferase, with amino-acid sequence MNNLPQHVAIIMDGNGRWAKEQGLNRTAGHEEGAKTVREITTHANNLGIKYLTLYAFSTENWTRPKLEVEFLMKLLERYLKNELLIYLENNVKFKAIGDLSKFSKSLQKVISETQEKTKNCKGLTQILALNYGSRDEITRAVKKLVDKKLEINQENIESCLDTAGIPDVDMLIRTSGEIRISNYLLWQCAYAEMFFTKTYWPEFSRNDFDDLLSDYTNRERRFGSV; translated from the coding sequence ATGAATAATTTACCGCAACATGTGGCCATTATTATGGATGGTAATGGAAGATGGGCAAAAGAGCAAGGACTAAATAGAACAGCTGGACATGAAGAGGGTGCTAAAACTGTAAGAGAGATTACCACTCATGCAAATAATTTAGGTATAAAATACTTAACTTTATATGCTTTCTCCACTGAAAATTGGACGAGACCAAAATTAGAAGTTGAGTTTTTAATGAAACTTTTAGAGAGATATTTAAAAAATGAGTTATTAATTTATTTAGAAAATAATGTTAAATTTAAAGCAATCGGTGATTTGTCAAAGTTTTCAAAATCTTTACAAAAAGTTATAAGTGAAACTCAAGAAAAAACAAAAAACTGTAAAGGCTTAACTCAAATATTAGCTTTAAATTATGGTTCAAGAGATGAAATTACAAGGGCTGTTAAAAAATTAGTTGATAAAAAGCTTGAAATAAATCAAGAAAATATAGAATCATGTTTGGATACAGCTGGTATTCCTGATGTGGATATGTTAATACGAACAAGTGGTGAGATTAGAATTTCAAATTATCTTTTGTGGCAGTGTGCTTATGCAGAAATGTTTTTTACAAAAACTTATTGGCCAGAATTTTCTAGAAATGATTTTGATGATTTATTAAGTGATTATACAAATAGAGAGAGAAGATTTGGATCTGTTTAA